One genomic region from Parerythrobacter aestuarii encodes:
- a CDS encoding Xaa-Pro dipeptidase, giving the protein MPKTLLFASAILVASTAALAEPTYVVADRMLDVESGKYIANPVIGMDDGKIVSVSTGAAPDGAEVIDLTGHTILPGLIDMHVHLDGRPEYGGYSGLQFTDRFWTFLAAANADKMLKVGFTTVRNVGDTDYNVAGLDQAIEEGWLQGPRIVNANYALGATGGHCDETFLPPSFNRKSPAVGDSPEELRKRVREQRKYGAEVIKACATGGVFSRNTAPGIQQLNLEELTAIAEETHFWGLKAAAHAHGAAGIKAAILAGFDTIEHASFIDDEGIRLAKERGTFLSMDIFNTEYTLSEGEKNGVLKENLDKERLVSKAQRDNFSKAHKAGVKMVFGSDAGVMPHESVPGQFAVMVRLGMTPLEAIRAATINAADALGQKGQVGTIAVGAWADIIAVDGDVLANVRELEDVDAVVKGGKLVE; this is encoded by the coding sequence ATGCCCAAAACACTACTCTTTGCCTCCGCTATTCTCGTCGCCTCAACAGCTGCGCTTGCCGAGCCGACCTATGTAGTTGCCGACCGGATGCTGGATGTCGAAAGCGGCAAATACATCGCCAACCCGGTGATCGGGATGGATGACGGCAAGATCGTCTCGGTCAGCACCGGGGCGGCTCCGGATGGGGCTGAGGTTATCGACCTGACCGGCCACACCATCCTGCCGGGTCTGATAGACATGCATGTCCATCTCGACGGGCGGCCCGAATATGGCGGCTACAGCGGGTTGCAGTTCACCGACCGGTTCTGGACATTCCTTGCAGCAGCGAATGCGGACAAGATGCTCAAGGTCGGCTTCACCACCGTGCGCAACGTGGGTGATACCGATTACAATGTCGCCGGGCTCGACCAGGCGATTGAGGAAGGCTGGCTGCAAGGTCCGCGCATCGTCAATGCGAACTATGCCCTCGGCGCGACCGGTGGGCATTGCGACGAGACCTTCCTGCCGCCGAGCTTCAATCGCAAGAGCCCGGCAGTGGGCGACAGCCCCGAGGAATTGCGCAAGCGCGTACGCGAGCAGCGCAAGTACGGGGCCGAAGTCATCAAGGCCTGCGCCACCGGTGGCGTGTTCAGCCGCAACACCGCTCCGGGAATCCAGCAGCTAAACCTCGAAGAATTGACGGCGATTGCCGAGGAAACCCATTTCTGGGGCCTCAAGGCAGCCGCCCATGCGCACGGAGCAGCGGGGATCAAGGCCGCGATCCTCGCCGGTTTCGACACAATCGAGCACGCCAGCTTCATCGATGACGAAGGTATCCGCCTCGCCAAGGAACGCGGCACATTCCTGTCGATGGACATTTTCAATACCGAATACACGCTGTCGGAAGGCGAAAAGAACGGGGTACTGAAGGAGAACCTCGACAAGGAGCGGCTGGTCTCCAAGGCGCAGCGCGACAATTTCAGCAAGGCGCACAAGGCCGGGGTGAAGATGGTGTTCGGCAGCGACGCCGGGGTCATGCCGCATGAGTCCGTGCCCGGACAGTTTGCAGTGATGGTGCGGCTGGGCATGACCCCGCTGGAGGCCATCCGCGCCGCGACGATCAATGCCGCCGATGCGCTCGGCCAGAAAGGGCAGGTCGGGACGATCGCGGTCGGTGCATGGGCCGATATCATCGCTGTCGACGGCGACGTACTGGCCAATGTCCGCGAACTCGAGGATGTCGATGCGGTGGTGAAAGGCGGAAAGCTCGTCGAATAA
- a CDS encoding carboxypeptidase-like regulatory domain-containing protein: MSRQGCNRHCSACDKTIHDLSQLTLDQAEELLKSEDEVCVRAEIADNGMVRLADSGSTTKRKLVAVAGASLSLALAACQTMGSNAVTPLYEISGATNYYEYDAVVTLTDQYGKVRTTKVRRDKSFRFTNLLPGTFTLTITRWCGDPVEETEIVVTEDDVSLGTLKWGENQCIIIGVMTPIGPGRG; encoded by the coding sequence ATGTCGCGTCAAGGCTGCAACCGCCATTGCAGCGCTTGCGACAAGACCATCCATGACCTTTCGCAGCTGACGCTCGATCAGGCCGAGGAATTGCTCAAGAGCGAGGATGAAGTCTGCGTTCGCGCTGAAATAGCGGACAACGGCATGGTCCGACTTGCAGACAGTGGCAGCACGACCAAGCGCAAATTGGTTGCCGTCGCCGGCGCCTCCCTGTCACTGGCGCTTGCGGCGTGCCAGACAATGGGAAGCAACGCCGTCACTCCGCTTTACGAGATCTCCGGCGCTACCAATTACTATGAATACGACGCCGTGGTCACGCTGACCGACCAGTATGGCAAGGTCCGAACAACCAAGGTGCGCCGGGACAAGAGCTTTCGTTTCACCAACCTGCTTCCCGGCACGTTCACCCTGACTATCACCCGCTGGTGCGGCGATCCGGTCGAAGAGACCGAGATAGTTGTCACTGAGGACGATGTCTCGCTTGGAACACTCAAATGGGGCGAGAACCAGTGTATCATCATCGGGGTGATGACGCCCATCGGGCCTGGCCGCGGCTAG
- the lpdA gene encoding dihydrolipoyl dehydrogenase, with translation MADQYDVIVLGSGPGGYVAAIRCAQLGLKTAIVERENLGGICLNWGCIPTKALLRSAEIFHYMQHAGDYGLKAKGIEADLEAVVKRSRGVAKQLNQGVTHLMKKNKITVHMGEGTLTGPTSLTVKGEKGEEKLTAKHVIVATGARARDLPFAPADGKRVWTYRTAMTPPEMPKKLLVIGSGAIGIEFASFYNDMGADVTVVEMLDRIVPVEDKDVSTFLEKSLTKQGMTIMTGAGVEDIKADAKGVKAKIKAKDGKVSEQEFTHCIVAIGIVPNTENIGLEKLAEMDRGFIQIDPYGRTKSKGLWAIGDCTPGPWLAHKASHEGVTAAEAIAQELGNKDVHPHGLDRNNIPGCTYCHPQVASVGMTEAKAKEAGYEVKVGNFPFIGNGKAIALGEAEGFIKTVFDAKTGELLGAHMIGAEVTELIQGYTVGKQLETTEAELMQTVFPHPTLSEMMHESVLGAYGRALHI, from the coding sequence ATGGCTGACCAATACGACGTTATCGTTCTCGGCTCCGGACCCGGCGGCTATGTCGCGGCGATCCGTTGCGCGCAGCTGGGGCTCAAGACCGCGATTGTCGAGCGCGAGAACCTTGGCGGCATCTGCCTCAACTGGGGCTGCATCCCGACCAAGGCGCTGCTGCGTTCGGCAGAGATCTTTCACTACATGCAGCATGCGGGCGATTATGGCCTCAAGGCGAAAGGGATCGAGGCGGATCTCGAAGCGGTGGTGAAGCGCTCACGCGGCGTGGCGAAGCAGCTCAACCAAGGCGTCACCCATCTGATGAAGAAGAACAAGATCACCGTGCATATGGGCGAGGGCACGCTGACCGGCCCGACCTCGCTCACGGTCAAAGGCGAGAAGGGTGAGGAGAAGCTCACCGCCAAGCATGTGATCGTCGCCACCGGCGCCCGCGCTCGCGATCTGCCCTTCGCTCCTGCCGACGGCAAGCGCGTGTGGACCTATCGCACCGCTATGACTCCACCGGAAATGCCCAAGAAGCTGCTGGTGATCGGCAGCGGCGCTATCGGGATCGAATTCGCCAGCTTCTACAACGACATGGGCGCAGACGTGACCGTGGTCGAAATGCTCGACCGGATCGTTCCGGTGGAGGACAAGGACGTCTCGACCTTCCTCGAAAAGAGCCTGACCAAGCAGGGCATGACCATTATGACCGGCGCGGGCGTGGAAGACATCAAGGCCGATGCCAAAGGTGTGAAAGCCAAGATAAAGGCCAAGGACGGCAAGGTCAGCGAGCAGGAGTTCACCCACTGCATCGTCGCCATCGGCATCGTCCCCAACACCGAGAATATAGGGCTGGAGAAGCTCGCAGAGATGGATCGCGGCTTCATCCAGATCGACCCTTATGGCCGGACAAAGTCCAAGGGCCTGTGGGCCATCGGCGATTGCACTCCGGGCCCGTGGCTGGCGCACAAGGCATCGCATGAGGGTGTCACCGCCGCAGAGGCCATCGCGCAGGAGTTGGGCAACAAGGACGTCCACCCACACGGGCTCGACCGCAACAACATTCCCGGCTGTACCTATTGCCACCCGCAGGTCGCCAGCGTCGGCATGACCGAGGCCAAGGCGAAGGAGGCGGGCTACGAGGTCAAGGTCGGCAATTTCCCCTTCATCGGCAACGGCAAGGCCATCGCGCTGGGCGAGGCCGAGGGCTTCATCAAGACGGTGTTCGACGCCAAGACCGGCGAGTTGCTGGGCGCGCATATGATCGGCGCGGAAGTGACCGAGCTGATCCAGGGCTATACCGTCGGCAAGCAGCTGGAGACGACCGAAGCTGAGCTGATGCAAACTGTCTTCCCGCACCCGACGCTTTCTGAAATGATGCACGAAAGTGTGCTGGGGGCCTACGGGCGGGCGCTGCATATCTGA